In the Flavisolibacter tropicus genome, one interval contains:
- the mraY gene encoding phospho-N-acetylmuramoyl-pentapeptide-transferase produces MLYHLFEWFRTEGIRFPGSSLFQFITFRVLLAVILSLIVSTLVGKRIINFLKRKQIGESVRDLGLAGEHTKKGTPTMGGLIIILAILIPTLLLANLEKVYIRLMILSTVWLGAIGFLDDYLKIRAKRRAQEKGVAYKKGDDDGLAGKAKIFGQVMLGIIVGATLYFSPSVKTWREYQGVPKAGDTTVIAREVNNRTKYFVEAKDPITTIPFVKNHEFNYSKLLPESLRAYSWVLYILIVIFIITAVSNGSNITDGLDGLTTGTSALIGVCLGIFAYASGNFILADYLNVMYIPNLAELAIFIGAMIGACIGFLWYNSYPAQVFMGDTGSLMLGGVIAALAIIVHKELLIPIFCGVFLVENLSVMLQVGYFKYTKKKYGEGKRIFLMSPLHHHYQKLGYHESKIVTRFWIVTILCVVFSIVTLKLR; encoded by the coding sequence ATGTTATATCACTTATTTGAATGGTTTAGAACTGAAGGCATCCGTTTCCCGGGTAGCTCATTATTTCAGTTCATCACCTTCCGGGTGTTACTAGCGGTTATTCTATCGCTGATTGTTTCAACACTGGTTGGGAAACGTATCATTAATTTTTTGAAGAGAAAGCAGATTGGGGAAAGTGTTCGCGATTTGGGCCTTGCTGGAGAACATACTAAAAAAGGTACCCCTACAATGGGTGGCTTGATCATTATCCTGGCGATCTTGATTCCAACATTGTTGTTAGCCAACTTGGAAAAAGTATATATCCGTTTAATGATCTTAAGTACGGTGTGGTTAGGGGCCATTGGCTTCTTAGACGATTACTTAAAGATCAGAGCAAAGCGTAGGGCTCAGGAAAAAGGTGTGGCTTATAAAAAAGGCGATGATGATGGCTTGGCTGGAAAGGCTAAGATCTTTGGTCAAGTGATGCTTGGCATTATTGTAGGAGCAACTTTATACTTCAGCCCGAGTGTTAAAACCTGGAGAGAATACCAGGGTGTTCCTAAAGCAGGCGACACTACAGTTATTGCCCGTGAAGTAAATAATCGTACTAAATACTTTGTAGAAGCAAAAGATCCTATCACAACGATTCCTTTTGTAAAGAATCATGAGTTCAATTACTCAAAGCTGCTGCCTGAGTCGTTGCGTGCATACTCTTGGGTGCTCTATATTCTTATTGTAATATTTATTATCACTGCGGTATCTAATGGTTCAAATATTACAGATGGCTTGGATGGTTTGACCACTGGTACATCGGCACTCATAGGAGTGTGCTTAGGAATCTTTGCCTATGCAAGCGGTAATTTCATTTTGGCCGACTACCTCAATGTAATGTATATACCCAATTTGGCTGAGTTGGCCATATTCATTGGTGCAATGATTGGGGCTTGTATTGGGTTTTTATGGTATAACTCATATCCGGCACAGGTATTCATGGGCGATACCGGAAGTTTAATGTTGGGTGGCGTAATCGCAGCATTAGCCATCATTGTTCATAAAGAGTTATTGATTCCTATTTTCTGTGGTGTATTCCTTGTTGAGAATTTGAGTGTGATGTTGCAGGTTGGTTATTTCAAATACACCAAAAAGAAGTATGGTGAAGGAAAGCGAATCTTCCTGATGAGTCCTTTACATCACCATTATCAGAAGTTAGGGTATCATGAATCAAAGATTGTTACACGGTTCTGGATAGTTACCATTTTATGTGTGGTATTCTCCATTGTAACCTTGAAGTTGAGATAA
- the rsmH gene encoding 16S rRNA (cytosine(1402)-N(4))-methyltransferase RsmH, with protein sequence MAQKEKHNPQSSTDAETYHVPVLLNEVIEWLDINPDGTYVDCTFGGGGHSRAILERLSEKGRLVAFDQDEDARKNLPDDNRVTFIPHNFRHLQRFLRLNGINEVDGILADLGVSSHQFDEASRGFSTRFDAALDMRMDQRQTTTAFHIINTYGEQQLHKLFERYGEVTNAKTLARTLVEARRITSIDTIDALKNAVSGIVKGNPNKYFAQVFQALRIEVNDELGALKELLENTPRVLKEGGRAAIITFHSLEDRIVKVFFKQGTFEEADENPFEIKKRSNPLKQLTKKPIEASAEEVKRNSRSRSAKLRVAEKVSES encoded by the coding sequence ATGGCACAAAAAGAAAAGCATAATCCTCAGTCGAGCACAGATGCAGAAACCTATCATGTACCTGTTCTCTTGAATGAGGTGATAGAGTGGTTGGATATTAACCCCGATGGCACCTATGTCGATTGCACATTTGGAGGTGGTGGTCATAGTCGGGCCATTTTGGAAAGGCTTAGTGAAAAGGGAAGGCTTGTTGCTTTTGATCAAGATGAAGATGCTCGGAAAAACTTGCCTGATGATAATCGGGTAACCTTTATTCCTCACAACTTTCGACACCTGCAACGATTCCTGCGATTGAATGGCATTAATGAAGTAGATGGGATTTTGGCCGATTTGGGAGTAAGTAGCCATCAGTTCGATGAAGCAAGTCGTGGTTTTTCGACTCGCTTTGATGCGGCACTGGATATGCGAATGGATCAGCGGCAAACAACAACCGCTTTTCACATTATCAATACATATGGCGAGCAACAATTGCACAAGTTATTTGAACGCTATGGTGAAGTGACCAATGCCAAGACGTTAGCTAGAACACTGGTTGAAGCACGTCGCATTACTTCGATCGATACAATTGATGCTTTGAAGAATGCTGTAAGCGGAATAGTAAAGGGTAATCCTAATAAATATTTTGCCCAGGTTTTTCAGGCATTACGAATAGAAGTAAATGATGAACTAGGAGCGTTGAAAGAGTTATTAGAAAATACACCTCGTGTTTTAAAGGAAGGAGGAAGAGCGGCAATCATCACTTTTCACTCTTTAGAAGATCGAATCGTAAAGGTGTTTTTTAAACAAGGAACATTTGAAGAAGCGGATGAAAATCCATTTGAAATAAAGAAGCGATCCAATCCTTTGAAACAACTGACCAAGAAGCCAATAGAGGCTTCAGCTGAAGAGGTAAAACGAAACAGCCGCTCACGAAGCGCAAAGCTGAGAGTGGCAGAGAAAGTAAGTGAATCGTGA
- a CDS encoding FtsW/RodA/SpoVE family cell cycle protein → MLSEPLNIQNHIKGLRHKTKGDKVIWAAVFLLVVISLLVVYSATGSLAYKMYKGNTEVYLFKQTAFIAVGLCVIYFAHRVNYTIYAKVAKVLFLFSIPLLIYTLFFGVTLNEGSRWIRLPIVNMTMQTSDLAKLALFMFLARMLSRRQNHIKDFKKGFLPVIIPVAVTCLLIAPANLSTALLLGVSCMLLLFIGRVNGKHLLLVIGAALIPVSALILAAVIKHKSVDEDAVVKKEKSSKLTARVDTWISRVEGFVYGTKDDDLQSTYHVNQMKIAIANGGFLGMGPGNSTQRNFTPHPYSDSIYSTIIEEYGLVGGALIIFIYLVFLYRSIRLYKRCPYAFGAFLALGLSFTLVLQALTNMMVNVNLFPITGVTLPLVSMGGSSFLFTCLSIGIILSVARNVEQLEGKKERQENAAAQKANEEQEVDVEDAEEALVV, encoded by the coding sequence ATGTTGTCCGAACCACTAAACATACAAAACCATATTAAAGGGTTGCGTCACAAAACAAAGGGTGACAAAGTGATCTGGGCTGCCGTGTTCCTGCTGGTAGTGATTTCTCTTTTGGTAGTATATAGTGCTACGGGTTCGTTGGCGTATAAAATGTATAAAGGGAATACCGAAGTATACCTTTTCAAACAAACAGCATTTATTGCCGTAGGACTTTGTGTTATTTACTTTGCACACAGAGTAAATTATACTATTTACGCAAAAGTGGCAAAGGTGTTATTCCTGTTCTCTATTCCTTTATTAATATATACACTGTTTTTTGGTGTAACATTAAATGAGGGTAGCCGCTGGATTCGTTTGCCAATAGTTAATATGACTATGCAAACGTCCGACTTGGCAAAGTTGGCGTTATTTATGTTTTTGGCTCGGATGTTAAGCCGCCGTCAGAATCACATCAAGGATTTTAAAAAAGGCTTTTTGCCAGTAATAATTCCAGTAGCAGTTACTTGCTTGTTAATTGCCCCAGCCAATTTATCTACAGCGTTATTGCTAGGTGTTAGTTGCATGCTGTTGTTGTTTATCGGTCGTGTAAATGGTAAACATTTGCTGCTGGTTATTGGGGCCGCATTAATTCCAGTGTCAGCATTAATATTAGCGGCTGTAATTAAGCATAAGTCGGTTGATGAAGATGCAGTAGTGAAAAAAGAAAAATCGTCAAAACTAACAGCTCGTGTTGATACTTGGATAAGTAGAGTGGAAGGGTTTGTGTATGGTACTAAAGATGATGATCTGCAAAGTACTTACCACGTGAATCAAATGAAGATCGCTATTGCCAATGGTGGCTTTTTGGGAATGGGACCAGGAAATAGCACACAAAGAAATTTTACACCTCACCCATACTCTGACTCAATTTATTCAACAATTATTGAGGAATATGGATTGGTTGGTGGAGCTTTAATCATATTTATATATCTCGTTTTCCTTTATAGAAGTATTAGATTGTACAAACGCTGTCCATATGCGTTTGGTGCTTTTCTCGCACTAGGGTTAAGCTTTACATTAGTATTGCAGGCCTTGACAAATATGATGGTAAACGTGAATTTATTTCCAATTACCGGGGTAACACTTCCTCTGGTTAGTATGGGAGGTAGTAGTTTCTTATTTACCTGTTTGTCTATCGGTATTATCCTTAGCGTAGCACGAAATGTGGAACAGTTAGAAGGTAAAAAGGAAAGACAGGAAAATGCAGCTGCTCAAAAGGCTAATGAAGAACAAGAGGTTGATGTAGAAGATGCTGAGGAGGCACTAGTTGTATAA
- a CDS encoding S-adenosylmethionine:tRNA ribosyltransferase-isomerase, whose product MNISKSLTKAAVCRMITNPSTVYISEYDYELPANQIAEFPLAQRDSSRLLVYEQGQIKDDCFTSLPSYLPNASTLVLNNTRVIEARLFFKKDTGAIIEIFCLGPHTPASMEQALSSHHETLWYCLIGGASKWKHGQILHKEVTINGVSVILNARFVGKSGDQFIIAFTWDTNHSFSEVLHVAGSIPLPPYIKRKAENEDSERYQTVFAKHEGSVAAPTAALHFTESVFDELKAKDIFPHYITLHVGAGTFKPVKTETIEGHNMHAEKFSVSATLLKKLISAKTIVAVGTTSLRTLESLHWFGIKVKQGQFDFTLHQWEAYELPDASISYNESLQILLDYLRENKLEELHCETSLLIMPGYEFKSAKALVTNFHQPKSTLLLLVAAFIGIEWKKLYEHALQNNYRFLSYGDSSLLWRETPPSNSPEGEGSHGTRPA is encoded by the coding sequence GTGAATATCTCTAAAAGCCTTACTAAAGCAGCAGTTTGCCGCATGATTACCAATCCTTCTACCGTTTACATTAGCGAGTATGATTATGAGTTACCCGCTAATCAGATTGCCGAATTTCCACTAGCTCAACGTGACAGCTCACGCTTATTGGTTTATGAACAAGGCCAGATAAAAGATGATTGTTTTACCTCTCTTCCCTCCTATTTACCCAATGCCTCTACTCTTGTGTTAAATAACACAAGAGTTATTGAAGCACGCTTGTTTTTCAAAAAGGACACAGGAGCTATCATTGAGATCTTTTGCTTGGGGCCGCATACACCAGCTTCAATGGAGCAGGCACTTAGCTCACATCATGAAACATTATGGTATTGCCTAATTGGAGGTGCCTCCAAGTGGAAGCATGGACAAATATTACATAAGGAAGTAACCATAAATGGAGTAAGTGTTATACTAAATGCCCGTTTTGTGGGAAAAAGTGGAGATCAGTTCATTATTGCCTTTACATGGGACACGAATCACAGCTTTTCAGAAGTTTTACATGTAGCAGGATCAATACCTTTACCACCTTATATTAAGCGCAAAGCTGAAAATGAAGACTCGGAACGGTACCAGACAGTTTTTGCCAAGCATGAAGGCTCTGTAGCAGCTCCAACGGCAGCCCTGCATTTTACAGAAAGTGTTTTTGATGAACTTAAGGCAAAAGACATTTTCCCCCACTATATCACACTTCATGTAGGCGCCGGCACTTTTAAACCTGTAAAAACGGAGACGATTGAAGGTCATAATATGCATGCAGAGAAGTTTTCAGTATCTGCCACATTATTGAAAAAGTTGATAAGTGCAAAAACGATTGTAGCCGTGGGAACCACTTCTTTACGGACTCTGGAGAGCCTACATTGGTTTGGCATTAAAGTAAAACAAGGCCAATTTGATTTTACACTACATCAATGGGAAGCTTATGAATTACCTGATGCTTCCATTTCCTATAATGAAAGCTTGCAGATACTTTTAGATTACTTACGTGAAAACAAACTAGAAGAGCTTCATTGCGAGACCAGTCTTCTTATTATGCCTGGCTATGAATTTAAATCGGCCAAGGCATTGGTTACAAATTTTCATCAACCCAAATCAACTCTTCTTTTATTAGTAGCGGCCTTTATTGGTATAGAATGGAAAAAACTATATGAACATGCACTACAGAACAATTATCGCTTTTTAAGTTATGGTGATAGCAGTTTGTTGTGGAGAGAAACGCCCCCCTCCAACTCCCCCGAAGGGGAAGGATCACATGGCACAAGGCCAGCTTAG
- a CDS encoding UDP-N-acetylmuramoyl-L-alanyl-D-glutamate--2,6-diaminopimelate ligase, which produces MSKLSDILYGVRITAINGDTGIAIDNVQIDSRKVGVGSLFIAVRGTLSDGHQFIQKAIEQGAVAVIAEEWTEPLSDKVTYIQVADSAEAAGQVAHNFYGRPSEQLQLVGVTGTNGKTTIATLLYKLFTALGYDCGLVSTVENVISGNVIPSTHTTPDAVSLNALLRQMADTGCKYAFMEVSSHAVHQNRIAGLTFVGGLFSNITHDHLDYHKTFDEYIKAKKGFFDQLPANAFAITNADDKRGMVMLQNTAAKKMTYSLKTVADFKGKILENSLTGLVMTINDQEVHFRLIGEFNAYNLLAVYGAAVSLGEDKQQTLQYLSNITGAEGRFDYIVSQNDRVLGIVDYAHTPDALINVLSTIKKLRKGHEQVITVVGCGGDRDRTKRPVMGEVACENSDKVIFTSDNPRSEDPLQILADMEEGLNTAAKRKFISIPDRKQAIKTAVSMAGPEDIVLIAGKGHEKYQEIKGVKHHFDDKEVLQEMYELLRK; this is translated from the coding sequence ATGAGCAAGCTTTCAGATATATTATATGGAGTGCGCATAACAGCAATAAACGGTGATACTGGTATTGCTATTGACAATGTGCAGATTGATAGCCGCAAGGTTGGTGTGGGTAGCTTGTTTATAGCTGTTAGAGGTACTTTGTCTGACGGTCATCAGTTTATTCAAAAAGCAATTGAACAAGGTGCCGTAGCTGTCATTGCTGAAGAATGGACAGAGCCGCTTTCTGACAAGGTTACTTATATACAAGTGGCGGATAGCGCTGAGGCAGCTGGGCAAGTCGCACATAACTTCTATGGCCGCCCTTCAGAGCAATTGCAATTAGTAGGAGTAACCGGTACAAATGGTAAAACAACCATTGCCACACTCCTATATAAATTGTTTACTGCGTTGGGTTACGATTGCGGATTGGTAAGCACTGTCGAAAATGTTATTTCTGGTAATGTTATCCCTTCTACACACACCACCCCTGATGCTGTTAGTTTAAATGCTTTGTTGCGTCAAATGGCAGATACTGGTTGTAAGTATGCATTTATGGAGGTTAGCTCACATGCCGTACATCAGAACCGTATAGCGGGGTTGACATTTGTTGGTGGCTTGTTTAGTAACATTACACACGACCATTTGGATTATCATAAAACCTTTGATGAATACATCAAGGCAAAGAAGGGCTTCTTTGATCAATTGCCTGCCAATGCGTTTGCTATTACTAATGCTGATGATAAGCGCGGAATGGTAATGTTGCAGAATACAGCTGCTAAAAAAATGACCTACAGTTTAAAGACTGTTGCTGATTTTAAAGGCAAGATCCTGGAAAATAGCCTGACCGGATTGGTGATGACAATAAATGATCAGGAGGTGCATTTCCGTCTGATTGGTGAATTCAATGCTTATAACTTGTTGGCTGTATACGGTGCAGCTGTAAGCTTGGGAGAAGATAAGCAGCAGACGCTTCAGTATTTGAGCAATATTACAGGCGCAGAAGGTCGGTTTGATTATATCGTTTCGCAAAATGATAGAGTGTTGGGAATTGTAGATTATGCACATACACCTGATGCACTTATAAATGTTTTAAGCACGATCAAAAAATTACGCAAGGGCCACGAGCAAGTGATTACAGTAGTGGGCTGTGGTGGCGATCGGGATCGCACTAAGCGCCCGGTGATGGGAGAGGTAGCTTGTGAAAACAGCGATAAAGTAATTTTTACTTCCGACAATCCCAGGAGTGAGGATCCATTACAGATTCTGGCCGATATGGAAGAAGGGCTGAATACAGCGGCAAAAAGAAAATTCATTTCTATACCTGATAGAAAGCAGGCAATAAAGACTGCAGTAAGTATGGCAGGGCCAGAGGATATTGTCTTGATCGCAGGTAAAGGGCATGAGAAGTACCAGGAGATCAAAGGCGTTAAGCATCACTTTGATGATAAAGAAGTTTTACAAGAGATGTATGAACTATTAAGAAAGTAA
- the murD gene encoding UDP-N-acetylmuramoyl-L-alanine--D-glutamate ligase translates to MSKRLVILGGGESGVGAALLAKQKGYDVFLFDEGSLKVGYRNELEAAQIPFAEKEVDATFILNADEVVKSPGIPEKNEWVKKIRANGIQVVSEIELAYRYKGDSKIIAITGSNGKSTTTALTYHICKEAGLECALVGNIGYSFAKQIAEDPKPLYVAEISSFQLDDIVTFRPDVAVLLNITEDHLDRYDYKFENYIAAKFRIAMNQTSEDYFIYNLDDKIITESFSHYIINSIQTPISMKQVVKEGGYIQNDELNVNVNGEQQSMSVYDFALKGKHNQYNTMAACVAGATMDIRKNQIREAVQTFQSLEHRMESVAMVRGVEFVNDSKATNVNSTWYALESMTKPTVLILGGVDKGNDYSLIKELVEEKVKAIVCMGLDNQKIHAAFDGVVKVIDTASAQNAVQTAYELSTVGDAVLLSPACASFDLFKNYEDRGKQFKEAVMSL, encoded by the coding sequence ATGAGTAAACGTTTAGTCATATTAGGAGGAGGAGAAAGCGGCGTAGGTGCAGCATTACTCGCAAAGCAAAAGGGCTATGACGTCTTTTTGTTTGACGAAGGTTCTTTGAAAGTAGGTTATCGCAATGAATTAGAAGCAGCGCAAATTCCATTTGCTGAAAAGGAAGTGGATGCGACTTTTATTTTAAATGCTGACGAAGTAGTTAAGAGCCCAGGCATTCCTGAAAAGAATGAGTGGGTGAAAAAGATAAGAGCTAATGGTATACAGGTTGTATCTGAAATAGAATTGGCTTATCGATACAAAGGTGATAGTAAGATTATTGCTATTACAGGGAGCAATGGTAAGTCTACAACTACAGCACTAACATATCATATATGTAAAGAAGCAGGTTTGGAATGCGCATTGGTGGGCAATATAGGGTATTCATTTGCCAAGCAGATTGCCGAAGATCCGAAGCCTTTGTATGTAGCGGAAATCAGTTCGTTTCAGTTGGATGATATTGTAACATTTCGCCCAGATGTCGCTGTTTTACTAAATATAACAGAGGATCACTTGGACAGATATGATTACAAGTTTGAAAACTATATCGCGGCTAAGTTTCGAATTGCGATGAACCAAACTTCAGAAGACTATTTCATCTATAATCTAGATGATAAAATAATTACAGAAAGTTTTTCACATTATATAATAAACTCCATTCAAACACCGATTAGTATGAAGCAAGTAGTAAAAGAAGGCGGATACATCCAGAACGATGAATTGAACGTAAACGTTAATGGCGAACAGCAATCTATGAGTGTATACGATTTTGCACTAAAAGGTAAACATAATCAATACAACACTATGGCAGCATGTGTAGCCGGAGCCACTATGGATATCCGGAAAAATCAGATCCGCGAGGCCGTACAAACTTTCCAGAGTCTGGAACATCGTATGGAAAGCGTTGCTATGGTTAGAGGTGTTGAGTTTGTTAATGATAGCAAAGCTACTAATGTGAATTCTACTTGGTATGCATTGGAAAGTATGACAAAACCTACAGTGTTGATATTGGGTGGTGTTGATAAAGGAAATGATTATTCTCTGATCAAGGAGCTGGTGGAAGAGAAAGTGAAAGCGATTGTATGCATGGGTTTGGATAATCAAAAGATTCATGCAGCTTTTGATGGAGTAGTAAAAGTGATTGATACGGCAAGTGCTCAAAATGCCGTACAAACTGCTTATGAATTGTCAACAGTAGGAGATGCAGTTTTGTTAAGTCCTGCATGTGCTTCTTTCGATCTTTTTAAAAACTATGAAGATCGTGGAAAGCAGTTCAAAGAAGCTGTAATGAGCTTATAA
- the mraZ gene encoding division/cell wall cluster transcriptional repressor MraZ, which yields MAISFLGEYEATLDVKGRFLLPAGFKRQIPESEITRFVVNRGFEKCLSLYPMQSWKPLYDQISTLNDFDPKVREFRRYFLNGAIEVEPDSAGRILIPQNLKDYAGLGKDIVLVAAVNKIEIWDREKYQKFFDSVSPEDFSALAQSVMVNSNKEA from the coding sequence ATGGCGATAAGCTTTCTAGGTGAATATGAGGCGACCCTTGATGTTAAGGGGCGTTTTCTATTACCAGCAGGCTTTAAGCGCCAAATTCCAGAAAGCGAAATTACTCGTTTTGTGGTGAACAGAGGGTTTGAAAAATGCTTGAGTCTGTATCCAATGCAAAGTTGGAAGCCGCTTTACGATCAGATCAGCACATTAAATGACTTTGATCCAAAAGTGCGTGAGTTTCGACGCTATTTTTTGAATGGAGCTATCGAAGTGGAACCGGATTCTGCAGGAAGAATATTGATACCTCAAAATTTGAAAGATTACGCAGGTTTAGGAAAAGATATTGTGTTGGTGGCGGCAGTAAATAAAATTGAGATTTGGGATAGAGAAAAATACCAGAAGTTCTTTGATTCAGTTTCACCAGAAGACTTTAGTGCCTTAGCGCAATCGGTTATGGTAAACAGCAATAAGGAGGCGTAG
- a CDS encoding FtsL-like putative cell division protein — translation MDQETKQEKEVRFQWKRLLNYQSIVNQVPFFLFLALLAVVYIYNGHYADRINRDIAKTTKQLKELQYEYKTVKGDVLFRSKQSELVKAVEPLGLKELNTAPIILIDSSKQ, via the coding sequence ATGGACCAGGAAACAAAACAAGAAAAAGAAGTACGGTTTCAATGGAAACGATTGTTAAACTATCAGTCGATAGTGAACCAGGTGCCTTTTTTCCTTTTCCTGGCATTGTTGGCAGTGGTGTATATCTATAATGGACACTATGCAGATCGTATCAACCGTGATATTGCTAAAACAACAAAGCAATTGAAAGAGTTGCAATACGAATACAAAACAGTTAAGGGTGATGTGTTGTTCAGAAGTAAGCAAAGTGAATTGGTGAAGGCTGTGGAGCCTTTGGGGTTGAAGGAGTTGAACACCGCGCCAATAATCTTGATTGATAGTTCAAAACAATAA
- a CDS encoding penicillin-binding protein, whose product MLGRVLYIQQAQGEYWRSLSDSLHQKFIELDAERGTIYSEDGQMLSTSIPFFDIYMDFGAEGLRDKGGKRFKENIDSFSLVLANFFEDKSAKEYKKELQLAYNEKDRYYNLKKGLTFDQYKSFREFPLVRQGRNKSGVIVEVKTKRLNPFGMLARRTIGLARENAQNVGLERTYDSLLKGTTGKRLVRFVGGSAYVPVDGYEIDPENGKDIMTTLDINMQDIANNALMKMMVQSEAEYGTCIVMETATGKIKAIANLGRGKNGNYDEALNYALRTTEPGSTIKLATLMAVLDEGSSKVNDLVEVGSAGQQYVGVRMVTDAERSPRPVMTVRECFAHSSNVAMGKLAYKAFAQEPDKFKSYLHKFHLDKMTGLGLVGEEPPVLPKLKRNREGLHAMITASFGYALEVSPLHTAMLYNAVANGGKMVQPYLVNSIKSNGVTVEEFEPTVLEEAIAKPATIKAARQAMESVVTEGTAKGVFADCPFPVAGKTGTAHVAAGDIKYDDGVYQASFAGYFPADKPEYTIVVLIRTHPHAAMHYGGQLAAPVFKEVATKLFAMYVKQKRTNAISLVVDSTAHMYAGYKKDIQEVLQTIGVKNNDGSASATWAKLTTVNNQVLVRANTVAKKVIPDVQGMNVKDAVYLLENMDVKVSVSGRGKVVMQSLAAGTPIRRNERITLLLN is encoded by the coding sequence GTGTTAGGACGTGTTCTTTATATTCAACAAGCTCAGGGCGAATACTGGCGGAGTTTGAGCGACAGTTTGCACCAAAAGTTTATTGAGCTGGATGCTGAGCGTGGTACTATTTATAGTGAAGATGGACAAATGCTTAGTACCTCTATTCCTTTTTTCGATATATACATGGACTTCGGTGCCGAAGGTTTGCGTGATAAAGGTGGTAAGCGCTTTAAAGAAAATATTGATTCTTTCTCTTTAGTACTGGCGAACTTCTTTGAAGATAAATCCGCAAAAGAATATAAAAAGGAGCTTCAGTTAGCGTATAATGAAAAAGATCGCTACTATAATTTAAAGAAAGGCCTCACTTTCGATCAATACAAATCCTTCCGTGAATTTCCTTTAGTTAGACAAGGGCGCAACAAAAGCGGCGTAATCGTTGAAGTAAAGACAAAGCGATTGAATCCTTTTGGTATGCTAGCTCGCCGTACCATTGGTTTAGCGCGTGAGAATGCTCAGAATGTAGGTTTGGAAAGAACCTATGATAGTTTATTGAAAGGTACTACGGGTAAGCGCCTGGTGCGTTTTGTAGGTGGTAGCGCATATGTTCCGGTAGATGGTTATGAAATAGATCCTGAAAATGGAAAAGACATCATGACCACGCTGGATATTAATATGCAGGACATAGCTAACAATGCATTAATGAAAATGATGGTGCAAAGTGAAGCTGAGTATGGAACCTGCATTGTAATGGAAACTGCAACAGGTAAGATCAAAGCAATTGCAAACTTGGGTAGAGGAAAAAATGGCAATTACGATGAGGCGCTGAATTACGCCTTGCGTACCACAGAGCCTGGTTCTACTATTAAGTTGGCAACATTAATGGCTGTATTGGACGAAGGTAGCAGTAAGGTTAATGACTTAGTTGAAGTGGGTTCTGCTGGCCAGCAATATGTAGGTGTTCGTATGGTTACAGATGCGGAGCGCTCTCCTAGGCCTGTAATGACAGTTCGAGAGTGTTTTGCTCATAGCTCCAATGTGGCAATGGGTAAGTTGGCCTATAAGGCGTTTGCACAAGAGCCTGATAAGTTCAAGTCCTACTTGCACAAGTTTCACCTCGATAAAATGACAGGGTTGGGATTAGTAGGTGAAGAACCACCTGTATTACCCAAGTTGAAACGCAATCGCGAAGGCTTACACGCTATGATTACAGCAAGCTTTGGTTATGCTCTCGAGGTAAGTCCATTACATACAGCTATGTTATATAATGCTGTCGCTAATGGCGGAAAGATGGTACAGCCTTACTTAGTAAATAGCATTAAAAGTAATGGTGTTACTGTTGAGGAATTTGAGCCTACAGTTTTGGAAGAAGCAATAGCAAAACCGGCAACGATTAAAGCGGCTCGCCAGGCAATGGAATCCGTAGTTACAGAAGGCACTGCCAAGGGGGTGTTTGCTGATTGTCCTTTCCCTGTTGCTGGTAAGACAGGAACAGCGCACGTGGCTGCTGGTGATATTAAATATGATGATGGTGTATACCAGGCATCTTTTGCTGGTTACTTTCCAGCCGATAAGCCAGAATATACAATAGTGGTTTTAATACGTACACATCCCCATGCAGCCATGCACTATGGTGGTCAATTAGCAGCTCCTGTATTTAAAGAGGTAGCCACTAAATTGTTTGCTATGTATGTAAAACAAAAGCGTACAAATGCTATCAGTTTAGTTGTAGATAGCACTGCGCATATGTATGCTGGATACAAAAAAGATATCCAGGAAGTGTTGCAAACAATTGGTGTTAAAAACAATGATGGCAGTGCTTCAGCTACTTGGGCTAAACTAACTACGGTAAACAATCAGGTTCTAGTGCGTGCTAACACTGTTGCAAAAAAGGTGATCCCAGATGTACAAGGCATGAATGTGAAAGATGCCGTGTATTTACTGGAAAATATGGATGTAAAAGTTTCAGTTAGTGGTCGTGGAAAAGTGGTGATGCAAAGCCTGGCTGCTGGTACGCCAATTAGACGTAATGAACGAATAACTCTTTTATTAAACTAA